In Aquincola tertiaricarbonis, the genomic stretch GCAGGTACTCGTGCAGGAAGCCGACGCAGGCCGGGTGGCTGCGCGCGTCGTCGGCCACCACGCAGCCTTCGTCCAGCAGCAGCTGGAAGTAGTCGGCATGGTGGGCGCTGTGGATGTCGGTGGGCAGGCCGCTGCGCTGCGGCAGGCCGGCGTCCACCATCGCCACGCAATGCAGCGCCGGGCCGGTGTCGGTGTCGATGAAGGTCCAGAGGCCCGCGCGCGAGCAGCCCACCCAGCGGGTGAGCAGCCGGGCCACCTCTTCCAGGTAGCCGCGAGCGTCGATTTCGCCGTCGGTGAGTTGCAGCGACAAGCTGTGCAGCAGCGCGCG encodes the following:
- a CDS encoding GAF domain-containing protein, which encodes MLIDRALLHSLSLQLTDGEIDARGYLEEVARLLTRWVGCSRAGLWTFIDTDTGPALHCVAMVDAGLPQRSGLPTDIHSAHHADYFQLLLDEGCVVADDARSHPACVGFLHEYLLPQNVYSLLDVCHSVNGELFGVVTCEQVDGPITWSARQLQTVRQLVSRAGLTLREASLALGVAYRRPHQGKAWNDTDWG